The following proteins are encoded in a genomic region of Burkholderia pyrrocinia:
- a CDS encoding HlyD family secretion protein produces MILRKLFGFVATAVILLVAILIGRSLWVHYMDDPWTRDGRVRAEIVNVAPDVSGAIVELPVHDNQLVKKGDLIMQIDPSHYQIAVEQAQAAVAARRAELQMRRDDAARRADLDALVVSKENRENAAHSASSADAQYQQAIAALDAAKLNLERTRVVAPVDGYITNLQTFKGNYAVAGQAKLAIVDSHSFWVYGYFEETKLPRVKIGAPAEMRLMSGGVMKGHVESISRGIYDRDNPQSRDLVADVNPTFNWVRLAQRVPVRIRIDEVPADVVLSAGTTCTVIIDPDKQKKS; encoded by the coding sequence ATGATTCTCAGAAAACTCTTCGGCTTCGTCGCGACTGCCGTCATCCTTCTTGTCGCGATCCTGATCGGGCGCTCGCTGTGGGTGCACTACATGGACGATCCATGGACGCGCGACGGGCGCGTGCGCGCCGAGATCGTCAACGTCGCACCGGACGTGTCGGGCGCGATCGTCGAGCTGCCCGTGCATGACAACCAGCTCGTGAAAAAGGGCGACCTGATCATGCAGATCGACCCGTCGCACTACCAGATCGCGGTCGAGCAGGCGCAGGCGGCCGTCGCCGCCCGCCGCGCGGAACTGCAGATGCGCCGCGACGACGCGGCCCGCCGCGCGGATCTCGATGCGCTCGTCGTGTCGAAGGAAAACCGCGAGAACGCGGCGCACAGCGCGTCGAGCGCCGATGCGCAGTACCAGCAGGCGATCGCCGCGCTCGACGCCGCGAAGCTCAATCTCGAGCGCACGCGCGTGGTCGCGCCGGTCGACGGCTACATCACGAACCTGCAGACGTTCAAGGGCAACTATGCGGTGGCCGGCCAGGCGAAGCTCGCGATCGTCGACAGCCACTCGTTCTGGGTCTACGGCTACTTCGAGGAAACCAAGCTGCCGCGCGTGAAGATCGGCGCGCCGGCCGAGATGCGGCTGATGAGCGGCGGCGTGATGAAGGGCCACGTCGAAAGCATCTCGCGCGGCATCTACGATCGCGACAACCCGCAAAGCCGCGACCTCGTCGCGGACGTGAACCCGACCTTCAACTGGGTGCGCCTCGCGCAGCGCGTGCCGGTGCGCATCCGGATCGACGAAGTGCCGGCCGACGTGGTGCTGTCGGCGGGCACGACCTGCACGGTCATCATCGATCCCGACAAGCAGAAGAAGTCGTAA
- a CDS encoding MFS transporter — protein sequence METSLDPGTAGAAAAQPSAPPAPRTVYPVLGAISFSHMLNDMIQSLILAIYPMLKSQFALSFAQIGLITLTYQITASLLQPLVGLYTDKRPKPYSLPVGMGFTLAGLLLMSVAPTFPMLLVAAALVGCGSSVFHPESSRVARMASGGQHGLAQSVFQVGGNAGSALGPLLAALVIIPHGQHSIAWFSAAALVAMVVLTQIGHWYKKHPSMKKKAVAAGHPTLSRGRVIGAIGVLVLLVFSKYFYLASINSYFTFYLIDKFHLSVQAAQIHLFVFLAAVAAGTLIGGPVGDRIGRKYVIWVSILGVAPFTLLLPYANLFWTSVLTVIIGIVLASAFAAILVYATELMPGKVGMVAGLFFGFAFGLGGIGAAVLGQLADATSITFVYKVCSFLPLIGVLTVFLPNLESSRRKQA from the coding sequence ATGGAAACCAGCCTCGACCCGGGTACCGCCGGCGCAGCCGCCGCCCAACCGTCCGCGCCACCCGCTCCGCGCACCGTCTACCCGGTGCTCGGCGCGATCAGCTTCTCGCACATGCTCAACGACATGATCCAGTCGTTGATCCTCGCGATCTATCCGATGCTCAAGAGCCAGTTCGCGCTGTCGTTCGCGCAGATCGGCCTGATCACGCTCACCTACCAGATCACCGCGTCGCTGCTGCAGCCGCTCGTCGGCCTCTATACCGACAAGCGTCCGAAGCCGTATTCGCTGCCGGTTGGCATGGGCTTCACACTCGCGGGGCTGCTGCTGATGTCGGTCGCGCCGACTTTCCCGATGCTGCTGGTAGCCGCGGCGCTCGTCGGCTGCGGTTCGTCGGTGTTCCATCCTGAATCGTCGCGCGTCGCGCGGATGGCGTCGGGCGGCCAGCACGGGCTCGCGCAGTCGGTATTCCAGGTGGGCGGCAACGCGGGTTCTGCGCTCGGGCCGCTGCTCGCCGCGCTCGTGATCATTCCGCACGGCCAGCACAGCATCGCGTGGTTCTCGGCGGCCGCGCTCGTCGCGATGGTCGTGCTCACGCAGATCGGCCACTGGTACAAGAAGCATCCGTCGATGAAGAAAAAGGCCGTGGCGGCCGGCCACCCGACGCTGTCGCGCGGCCGCGTGATCGGCGCGATCGGCGTGCTGGTGCTGCTCGTGTTCTCGAAGTACTTCTACCTCGCGAGCATCAACAGCTATTTCACGTTCTACCTGATCGACAAGTTCCACCTGTCGGTGCAGGCCGCGCAGATCCACCTGTTCGTATTTCTCGCGGCCGTGGCGGCCGGCACGCTGATCGGCGGGCCCGTCGGCGACCGGATCGGCCGCAAGTACGTGATCTGGGTATCGATCCTCGGCGTCGCGCCGTTCACGCTGTTGCTGCCGTACGCGAACCTGTTTTGGACCAGCGTGCTGACCGTGATCATCGGCATCGTGCTGGCGTCGGCGTTCGCCGCGATCCTCGTCTATGCGACGGAACTGATGCCCGGCAAGGTCGGGATGGTCGCGGGCCTGTTCTTCGGCTTCGCGTTCGGCCTCGGCGGCATCGGCGCGGCCGTGCTCGGCCAGCTCGCCGACGCGACGAGCATCACGTTCGTCTACAAGGTGTGCTCGTTCCTGCCGCTGATCGGCGTGCTGACGGTGTTCCTGCCGAACCTCGAAAGCAGCCGGCGCAAGCAGGCGTGA
- a CDS encoding DUF1656 domain-containing protein, whose amino-acid sequence MMPREIAILDAYMPTVVLMFVLGALATWAVDRLLAYTGLYRLVWHPSLFRACLLVCICGGLSLAVYR is encoded by the coding sequence ATGATGCCGCGTGAAATCGCCATTCTCGATGCCTACATGCCCACGGTGGTGCTGATGTTCGTCCTGGGCGCGCTCGCGACCTGGGCCGTCGACCGCCTGCTCGCCTACACGGGCCTCTACCGTCTCGTCTGGCACCCGTCGCTGTTCCGGGCCTGCCTGCTCGTCTGCATTTGCGGCGGACTGAGTCTTGCCGTTTACCGTTGA
- a CDS encoding FUSC family protein, protein MSASSPASTHASGPLAAWYAAFGDWARTDGAAWLYLFKALLAAFIATGVSMRLDLPAPKTAMTTVFIVMQPQSGAVLAKSFYRVAGTIFGLIATLTFVGLFPQQPQLFLLAVALWVALCTAGAARNRNFRSYGFLLAGYTTALIGLPASQHPDGAFMSALTRVAEIMVGIVSAGVVSALVFPQYTGEQMRTTVRKRFGSFVDYVASALSGKLDRAHIETIHTRFVADVVGFEAARSIAVFEDPDTRMRSGRLARLNSEFMSASSRFHALHQLMNRLHAAGAQAAIDAIEPYFREIAPLLLTPAGEPVRTSTDAGHAAEQLLAWRDALPRRIRATRAALETQPDFPLLDFDTAAELLYRFITDLHEYAATYASLSTATHERERWIERYEPRTNMTAMVIAAIRTATVILLLGWFWIETAWPSGVTLTLTAAATCALASSTPRPTAMSAQMGMGTALAVCTGFLLMFGIYPHIDGFPLLCVALAPLLAIGIFMTMKPKLAGYGMGYLIFFSFLAGPDNITHYDPTSFMNDALALVLSMLVSAIAFAVLFPPTAPWLKKRLFADLRHQAVAACHARLAGLRTRFESGARDLMYQAHTLSADQPDVQRDALRWMFAVLETGNASIDLRHELATLPTDPRYAPAMPWRRAIETMRAALSTLFAKPSAARFDATLAATNAAIDATRQTLDAFEPSRDERHRLQRILSHLHFVRTALLDPESPLAPLNRNRPVRPQPGASS, encoded by the coding sequence ATGTCAGCCTCCTCCCCCGCTTCCACGCACGCCAGCGGCCCGCTCGCGGCCTGGTACGCCGCGTTCGGCGACTGGGCCCGTACCGACGGCGCCGCGTGGCTCTACCTGTTCAAGGCGCTGCTCGCCGCATTCATCGCGACCGGCGTATCGATGCGGCTCGACCTGCCCGCGCCGAAAACGGCGATGACGACGGTGTTCATCGTGATGCAGCCGCAAAGCGGCGCGGTGCTCGCGAAGAGTTTCTACCGTGTCGCCGGCACGATCTTCGGGCTCATCGCAACGCTCACGTTCGTCGGGCTGTTCCCGCAGCAGCCGCAGCTGTTCCTGCTGGCGGTCGCGCTGTGGGTTGCGCTGTGCACGGCCGGCGCCGCGCGCAACCGTAACTTCCGCAGCTACGGCTTTCTGCTGGCCGGCTACACGACCGCGCTGATCGGGCTGCCCGCTTCGCAGCACCCGGACGGCGCGTTCATGAGCGCGCTGACGCGCGTTGCCGAAATCATGGTCGGGATCGTGTCGGCCGGTGTGGTCAGCGCGCTCGTGTTTCCGCAGTACACGGGCGAGCAGATGCGCACGACGGTGCGCAAGCGCTTCGGCAGCTTCGTCGACTACGTCGCATCGGCGCTGTCGGGCAAGCTCGACCGCGCGCATATCGAAACCATCCATACGCGCTTCGTCGCCGACGTGGTCGGGTTCGAGGCCGCGCGCAGCATAGCCGTGTTCGAGGATCCGGACACGCGGATGCGCAGCGGCCGCCTCGCGCGGCTGAACAGCGAATTCATGAGCGCGTCGAGCCGTTTCCATGCGCTGCACCAGTTGATGAACCGGCTGCATGCGGCCGGCGCGCAGGCCGCGATCGACGCGATCGAGCCGTACTTCCGCGAGATCGCGCCGCTGCTGCTGACGCCCGCCGGCGAACCCGTGCGCACGTCGACCGACGCGGGGCATGCGGCCGAGCAACTGCTCGCGTGGCGCGACGCGCTGCCGCGCCGCATCCGCGCGACCCGCGCGGCGCTCGAAACGCAGCCGGACTTTCCGCTGCTCGACTTCGATACGGCCGCCGAGCTGCTGTACCGCTTCATTACCGACCTGCACGAGTACGCGGCGACCTACGCGTCGCTGTCGACCGCGACGCACGAACGCGAACGCTGGATCGAACGCTACGAGCCGCGCACCAACATGACGGCCATGGTGATCGCGGCGATTCGCACCGCGACCGTGATCCTCCTGCTCGGCTGGTTCTGGATCGAGACTGCGTGGCCGAGCGGCGTGACGCTCACGCTGACGGCGGCGGCCACCTGCGCGCTCGCGTCGTCGACGCCGCGGCCGACCGCGATGTCCGCGCAGATGGGCATGGGGACGGCGCTCGCCGTCTGCACGGGCTTCCTGCTGATGTTCGGCATCTATCCGCATATCGACGGATTCCCGCTGCTGTGCGTCGCCCTCGCGCCGCTCCTCGCGATCGGCATCTTCATGACGATGAAGCCGAAACTCGCGGGCTACGGGATGGGCTACCTGATCTTCTTCAGCTTCCTCGCCGGCCCGGACAACATCACGCACTACGACCCGACCAGCTTCATGAACGACGCGCTCGCGCTCGTGCTGTCGATGCTGGTATCGGCGATCGCGTTCGCGGTGCTGTTCCCGCCGACCGCGCCCTGGCTCAAGAAGCGGCTGTTCGCCGACCTGCGCCACCAGGCCGTCGCGGCCTGCCACGCGCGGCTCGCCGGATTGCGCACGCGCTTCGAAAGCGGCGCGCGCGACCTGATGTACCAGGCGCACACGCTGTCGGCCGACCAGCCCGACGTGCAGCGCGACGCGCTGCGCTGGATGTTCGCGGTGCTCGAAACCGGCAACGCGTCGATCGACCTGCGCCACGAGCTGGCGACGCTGCCGACCGACCCGCGCTATGCGCCGGCGATGCCATGGCGTCGCGCGATCGAGACGATGCGCGCCGCGCTGTCGACGCTGTTCGCGAAGCCGAGCGCCGCGCGCTTCGATGCGACGCTCGCCGCGACCAATGCGGCGATCGACGCGACCCGGCAGACGCTCGACGCGTTCGAGCCGTCGCGCGACGAGCGCCACCGGCTGCAGCGCATCCTGAGCCATCTGCATTTCGTGCGCACGGCGCTGCTCGATCCGGAATCGCCGCTCGCGCCGCTCAACCGCAACCGCCCCGTGCGTCCCCAACCAGGAGCCTCGTCATGA
- a CDS encoding methyl-accepting chemotaxis protein, whose product MKAASLHPQPGAAAAAPDVAAGRTARRPRAARRERRPWTVKATLRAAFAILLAGTLAIGVFSLWQISRLNASIASVYEQGHVASRAAQEVRAEVLHASRAQKMLLTATTAKERDELGAEVDAGLASIGKALGTLQRYADPADADDSARLRAFSTAVGTWSGHLRDFVTLVRAQPLDLSQMNWQVGTQDVSLLVETGKLEKLVAELVKTRGAKSKATLDASATIFSSSFAMIAAMTAALIVLAIAIAERVVRRLASQLGGEPAHAKAIAADIARGDLTRPITLGRHDRDSMVRALAEMQTGLAATVGEIAVSAEAIAAASGEISTGNLDLSRRTEQQAVALERTAASMEQLTSTVRQNAENARQASTLAASASAVAETGGEVVGRVVATMSEIDDSAKNIRDIIGTIEGIAFQTNILALNAAVEAARAGEQGRGFSVVAGEVRLLAQRAATAAKEIRALIGASVERVANGAALAHDAGRTMGDVVRAVKRVTDIIGEISAASDEQSAGIDEIGRAVTQMDAGTQQNAALVEQAAAAANALDEQAQALKSLVGRFRIAA is encoded by the coding sequence ATGAAAGCAGCATCATTGCATCCGCAGCCAGGTGCGGCCGCCGCCGCACCCGACGTTGCCGCCGGTCGCACCGCACGGCGCCCGCGAGCGGCACGTCGCGAGCGCCGGCCGTGGACCGTCAAGGCGACGTTGCGCGCCGCATTCGCGATCCTGCTGGCCGGCACGCTGGCGATCGGCGTGTTTTCGCTGTGGCAGATCAGCCGGCTGAATGCGTCGATCGCGTCGGTCTACGAGCAGGGCCACGTCGCGAGCCGCGCGGCGCAGGAGGTCCGGGCCGAGGTGCTGCATGCGAGCCGTGCACAGAAGATGCTGCTGACCGCGACCACCGCGAAGGAGCGCGACGAACTGGGCGCCGAGGTCGACGCGGGGCTTGCGTCGATCGGCAAGGCGCTTGGCACGCTGCAGCGCTACGCGGATCCGGCCGACGCCGACGATTCGGCGCGGCTGCGCGCATTCTCGACCGCAGTCGGTACGTGGAGCGGGCATCTGCGCGATTTCGTCACGCTCGTGCGCGCGCAGCCGCTCGACCTGTCGCAGATGAACTGGCAGGTCGGCACGCAGGACGTGTCGCTGCTGGTCGAAACCGGCAAGCTCGAGAAACTCGTCGCCGAACTCGTGAAGACGCGCGGTGCGAAGTCGAAGGCGACGCTCGATGCGTCCGCCACCATCTTCTCGTCGTCGTTTGCGATGATCGCGGCGATGACGGCCGCGCTGATCGTGCTCGCGATCGCGATCGCCGAACGCGTCGTGCGCCGCCTCGCGTCGCAACTCGGCGGCGAGCCCGCGCACGCGAAGGCGATCGCCGCGGACATCGCGCGCGGCGACCTGACGCGACCGATCACGCTCGGCCGGCACGACCGCGACAGCATGGTGCGTGCGCTGGCCGAGATGCAGACGGGGCTCGCGGCGACCGTCGGCGAGATTGCCGTCAGCGCCGAGGCCATCGCGGCCGCGTCCGGCGAGATCTCGACCGGCAATCTCGACCTGTCGCGGCGCACCGAGCAGCAGGCCGTCGCGCTCGAGCGCACCGCGGCCAGCATGGAGCAGCTCACGTCGACCGTGCGGCAGAACGCCGAGAATGCGCGGCAGGCGAGCACGCTCGCGGCCAGTGCGTCGGCCGTCGCGGAGACGGGCGGTGAAGTCGTCGGGCGCGTGGTCGCGACGATGAGCGAGATCGACGACAGCGCGAAGAACATTCGCGACATCATCGGCACGATCGAAGGGATCGCGTTCCAGACCAACATTCTCGCGTTGAATGCGGCGGTCGAGGCCGCACGCGCCGGCGAGCAGGGGCGTGGCTTCTCGGTGGTCGCGGGCGAGGTGCGCCTGCTCGCGCAGCGCGCGGCGACCGCGGCGAAGGAGATCCGCGCGCTGATCGGCGCGTCGGTCGAGCGCGTCGCGAACGGCGCGGCGCTCGCGCACGATGCGGGCCGCACGATGGGCGACGTCGTGCGCGCGGTCAAGCGCGTGACGGACATCATCGGCGAGATTTCCGCGGCGTCGGACGAGCAGAGCGCCGGGATCGACGAGATCGGCCGCGCGGTCACGCAGATGGACGCCGGCACGCAGCAGAACGCGGCACTCGTCGAGCAGGCGGCCGCCGCGGCGAACGCGCTCGACGAGCAGGCGCAGGCGCTCAAGTCGCTGGTCGGGCGCTTTCGCATCGCGGCGTGA
- a CDS encoding 5'-methylthioadenosine/adenosylhomocysteine nucleosidase: protein MMDIDMAAAPATRPLGILAALPEELGDLIAAMRADGAMKTVTLGRRDYHVGTVHGAACVVTLARVGKVAAAATVSALIHVFGVAGVVFTGVAGGVSRTVRVGDVVVADTLLQHDLDASPLFPRYEVPLLGITRFATDAELTACLRAACTLFVAEEGAQFAERFGLAGATLHAGLIISGDRFVSSEREVVALRDALPDALAVEMEGAAIAQVCAEHDVPFALVRTISDTADDHATQSFSHFLSAIASSYSSGILKRFLTLHATTAA from the coding sequence ATGATGGACATCGATATGGCTGCCGCGCCTGCGACGCGCCCGCTGGGCATTCTGGCCGCGCTGCCTGAGGAACTCGGCGATCTGATCGCCGCGATGCGCGCCGACGGCGCGATGAAGACGGTCACGCTCGGCCGCCGCGATTACCACGTCGGCACCGTGCACGGCGCGGCCTGCGTCGTCACGCTCGCGCGGGTCGGCAAGGTCGCGGCCGCCGCGACGGTCAGCGCGCTGATCCACGTGTTCGGCGTCGCGGGCGTCGTGTTCACCGGCGTCGCGGGCGGCGTGTCGCGCACGGTGCGCGTCGGCGACGTCGTCGTGGCCGACACGCTGCTGCAGCACGATCTCGACGCGTCGCCGCTGTTTCCGCGCTACGAGGTGCCGCTGCTCGGCATCACGCGTTTCGCGACCGACGCGGAACTGACGGCTTGTCTGAGGGCCGCTTGCACGCTGTTCGTCGCGGAAGAGGGCGCGCAGTTCGCCGAGCGCTTCGGGCTGGCCGGCGCGACGCTGCACGCCGGGCTCATCATCAGCGGCGACCGGTTCGTGTCGAGCGAGCGCGAGGTCGTCGCGCTGCGCGACGCGCTGCCGGACGCGCTCGCGGTCGAAATGGAAGGCGCCGCGATCGCGCAGGTGTGTGCGGAGCACGACGTGCCGTTCGCGCTGGTGCGCACGATCTCCGATACGGCCGACGATCACGCGACGCAGTCGTTCTCGCACTTCCTGTCGGCGATCGCGAGCAGCTATTCGTCCGGCATCCTCAAGCGTTTCCTGACGCTGCATGCGACGACGGCGGCCTGA
- a CDS encoding UvrD-helicase domain-containing protein, with the protein MPDLLANLNPEQYAAVTLPNEPALILAGAGSGKTRVLITRIAWLIQQGYASPPTVLAVTFTNKAAREMMARLSAMMPIDPRGMWIGTFHGLCNRMLRTHYRDAGLPQTFQILDTADQLSAIKRLMKAANVDDEKYPPKNVQYFINNAKEQGLRPDKVDATDNFNRKFVELYQAYDQQCQREGVVDFPELLLRCYELLAYNAPLRAHYQARFKHILVDEFQDTNKLQYAWLKMLAGGQNAIFAVGDDDQSIYAFRGANVGNMRDFEDEFRVRNLIKLEQNYRSHGNILDAANQLISNNAHRLGKNLRTDAGHGEPVRVYEASTDSQEAGWIVEEIRSLINTGMARSEVAVLYRSNAQSRSIEHTLMSSGIPYRVYGGLRFFERQEVKHALAYLRLIDNPNDDTAFVRVVNFPTRGIGARSIEQLADAARLYGCSMAAAIPYVTGKAGTSLGGFANLVAKMRADTQQMSLPETVEHVVRASGLADFYQGEREGQDRLENLQELVNAATAFVAEEGYGLDTPARSIPLRAGAIAAPELGAAADDPAVDVLDPASPGDPAQNPDTMTPLAGFLSHASLEAGDNQAQAGQDAVQLMTVHAAKGLEFSAVFITGLEEGLFPHENSVLESDGLEEERRLMYVAITRAKERLYLSFAQSRMLHGQTRYNVRSRFFDELPEHVLKWLTPKVEAGSRWGGRSDNAGYGRDWFARPGGGGREQIVDAAVSAPLPAFADKQRAAGAGFRVGQQVFHTKFGEGTVTALEGAGTDAKAQVKFKRHGEKWLALAVAKLQAVE; encoded by the coding sequence ATGCCCGATCTGCTCGCCAATCTGAACCCCGAACAATACGCCGCCGTCACGTTGCCGAACGAACCGGCGCTGATCCTTGCAGGGGCGGGCAGCGGCAAGACCCGCGTGCTGATCACGCGCATCGCGTGGCTGATCCAGCAGGGCTATGCGTCGCCGCCCACCGTGCTTGCCGTGACCTTCACGAACAAGGCCGCGCGCGAGATGATGGCGCGCCTGTCGGCGATGATGCCGATCGACCCGCGCGGGATGTGGATCGGTACGTTCCACGGCCTCTGCAACCGGATGCTGCGAACGCACTACCGCGATGCCGGCCTGCCGCAGACCTTCCAGATCCTCGACACCGCCGACCAGCTGTCCGCGATCAAGCGGTTGATGAAGGCGGCGAACGTCGATGACGAGAAGTACCCGCCGAAGAACGTCCAGTACTTCATCAACAACGCGAAGGAGCAGGGGCTGCGTCCCGACAAGGTCGACGCGACCGACAACTTCAACCGCAAGTTCGTCGAGCTGTACCAGGCGTACGACCAGCAATGCCAGCGCGAGGGTGTCGTCGATTTCCCCGAGCTGCTGCTGCGCTGCTACGAGCTGCTCGCGTACAACGCGCCGCTGCGCGCGCACTACCAGGCGCGCTTCAAGCACATCCTCGTCGACGAGTTCCAGGACACCAACAAGCTGCAATACGCGTGGCTCAAGATGCTTGCGGGCGGCCAGAACGCGATCTTCGCGGTCGGCGACGACGACCAGTCGATCTACGCGTTCCGCGGTGCGAACGTCGGCAACATGCGCGACTTCGAAGACGAATTCCGCGTGCGCAACCTGATCAAGCTCGAGCAGAACTACCGGTCGCACGGCAACATCCTCGACGCGGCGAACCAGCTGATCTCGAATAACGCGCACCGCCTCGGCAAGAACCTGCGCACCGACGCGGGCCACGGCGAGCCCGTGCGCGTGTACGAGGCCAGCACCGATTCGCAGGAAGCCGGCTGGATCGTCGAGGAGATCCGCTCGCTGATCAACACCGGGATGGCGCGCAGCGAAGTGGCCGTCCTGTACCGCAGCAACGCGCAGTCGCGCTCGATCGAGCACACGCTGATGTCGTCGGGCATCCCGTACCGCGTGTACGGCGGCCTGCGCTTCTTCGAGCGGCAGGAAGTGAAGCACGCGCTCGCGTACCTGCGCCTGATCGACAACCCGAACGACGACACGGCGTTCGTGCGGGTCGTGAACTTCCCGACCCGCGGGATCGGCGCGCGCTCGATCGAGCAGCTGGCCGACGCCGCGCGGCTGTACGGCTGCTCGATGGCCGCCGCGATTCCGTACGTGACGGGCAAGGCCGGCACGAGCCTCGGCGGGTTCGCGAACCTGGTCGCGAAGATGCGCGCCGACACGCAGCAGATGAGCCTGCCCGAGACCGTCGAGCACGTCGTGCGCGCGAGCGGCCTCGCCGATTTCTACCAGGGCGAGCGCGAAGGCCAGGACCGCCTCGAGAACTTGCAGGAACTCGTGAACGCGGCCACTGCGTTCGTCGCCGAGGAAGGCTACGGGCTCGACACGCCGGCCCGCTCGATCCCGCTGCGCGCGGGCGCGATCGCGGCGCCCGAACTCGGCGCGGCGGCGGACGATCCGGCGGTCGACGTGCTCGATCCGGCGTCGCCCGGCGACCCGGCGCAGAACCCCGACACGATGACGCCGCTCGCGGGCTTCCTGTCGCATGCGTCGCTGGAGGCCGGCGACAACCAGGCGCAGGCCGGCCAGGATGCGGTGCAACTGATGACGGTGCATGCGGCGAAGGGGCTCGAATTCTCGGCCGTGTTCATCACGGGCCTCGAGGAAGGGCTGTTCCCGCACGAGAACAGCGTGCTCGAATCGGACGGCCTCGAGGAAGAGCGCCGGCTGATGTATGTCGCGATCACGCGTGCGAAGGAGCGGCTCTACCTGTCGTTCGCGCAGAGCCGGATGCTGCACGGCCAGACCCGCTACAACGTGCGTTCGCGCTTCTTCGACGAGCTGCCGGAGCACGTGCTGAAGTGGCTGACGCCGAAGGTCGAGGCCGGTTCGCGGTGGGGCGGGCGTTCGGACAACGCCGGGTACGGGCGCGACTGGTTCGCGCGGCCGGGCGGCGGCGGGCGCGAGCAGATCGTCGACGCGGCCGTGTCCGCGCCGCTGCCCGCGTTCGCGGACAAGCAGCGTGCGGCCGGCGCCGGCTTCCGGGTCGGCCAGCAGGTGTTCCATACCAAGTTCGGCGAAGGCACGGTCACTGCGCTCGAAGGCGCCGGCACCGATGCAAAGGCGCAGGTGAAGTTCAAGCGGCACGGCGAGAAGTGGCTCGCGCTCGCGGTCGCGAAACTGCAGGCGGTGGAATGA